AAAACTAGCCAGCCCCGTCTAATTATCCAGGCTTTAATATTTACGGGCATATTGTACTTGACCGCTGGGCTGACGCTGCCAAATACCAAAATTGGTATTTCCAAGCCTAGCCAGACTAATGCCATTTTATTGACATCGGTTCAAAATGCTGTTTTGCAGGACGTGTCGGCTCATTCGGGGTTGCCAAAGTCTGCGCTACGGATCGTTGAAACCCAACAACATACCTGGCAAAATGACTGCTTGGGGGTCAATAAATTTGGTGTTCTGTGCGCTAACACCACAGTTCCTGGCTGGCAAGTAACAATAGTGAGCGAACGGCAACGCTGGATATATCGCACGAATGCATCTGGGTCTGTAGTTAAGCTTGCCGCTGTCACTATTTCAGATAGTAAAGCACAGCTTACCAGCAATGCTAATTGATTAATTATTAATGGCTAATGGCTAATGGATAATTGTTAATTAATCTAAAACAATTAACCATTAGCCATCAAAAAATATCAGCCTAACTTAATGGCTTCCACCCATTTAATACATTCGGTCGCGCCACAACGTTAGAAAACAGCGATTTAAGCGCAGACTGCCTTTTGGCGGGCGCATCTGGAGCCATATTCCACAAACTTTCATAGAAGAAGAACGACATCCCAGCTAATCCTTGCTTGCGAGCAGCTTGTACTTGATCTTGAAGCTGGGCAATCCCAACCGGGTGAGGTTTTACTCCACTTAGAATTCCAACTGCAACTGGAATGTGAGCTTTTGCCGCCTTGACTTCGGGGCGATTTAACTCTTCAGTAAAGCGGTTGAGATCGTCTCGATAAACCTGCACGATCAATTCCTCAATTAACCCCTGACGTTCCCAACTCTGCCAGTCTGCTAAAGAGTGGGTGTAAGAGAACTCTTGAGGATTAGGAGACACAGCTACTAAAACGTTTTGTTTACGAGCTTTGACAGCTGCGAACATCCGCTTCATAACAGCAGTTACTTTGTCAGCCCGCCACCTAGTCCATGCGGGATCTTTGGGGTCTTTAGGAGGAGCTTTGCCCTGGTTTTCTTGCTTGTATAGCTGAACGGTGAAATCGTCGTAGCCAAACTCAAAAGGAAAGCCAAAATGGTCGTCAAACTGAATGCCATCAACATCGTATTTGCTGACAATTTCGACAACTAAATCTTCGATGAACTGCTGGACATCTGGACGAAATGGATTCAGCCAAACTCGCTGGTGCGGCCCTTCCATCCAGATTTTGGAGCGATCGCTCTTTGCGAGCAACCAATCGGGGTGACGCTTGGCTAAGTCTGAATCTGCTGGTGCCATAAAGCCGAACTCGAACCAGGGAATAACGGCCATGCCTTTTTGATGTCCCTGGTCTACAATTTCTTTGAGTATGTCTCGCCCTTTCAGTCCGGGTTCGGGATCGAGCGATCGCCCGATGACATTTTTTGCGACATCGCTGGGATAAAGTGTATATCCCCAATTCCAAACAGTGGGATAGAGAGTGTTGAAGTTTAGTTCTTTGAGGCGTTGTATGGCATTGCTAAGGCGCGTTTTTTCAAACAGCACGTTGCTATCTATATTAGTCAGCCACACACCCCGCAACTCAGCAGTTGGAGGCGGCGTAGTTGTTCCACCTGCGACATACTGCTGTAAAGAAGCGATCGCGCTTTTATCTACAACACCAGCTTGACATAAAAAAGCCGCCACATCAGCGCGGGTAGCTAGTTGGTTGGGATTGAGCGATCGCGCGTTAGGGTAATTTACCACAAGACCTTTTTCAGTTGCTCCGGCGATCGCTTCTCGCGCATAGCTAGGGATCGTCGTGGCATCGGCAAAACCTGCATTCAAAGTATCAGCTACAGATTTAGCGGGAGAATATTTCAACCCACTCGCCAAAGATACCAAGGCTTGCACGCGGGGAATCTTCTGGTTTGGTTGGAAGGCGCTAGCGGGGTAGCCAGAGAGAAATCCTGTTTTATAGGCTTGCGCGATCGCATCTTTAGCCCAATACTTAGCTGGAACATCGGCAAATGAAATTCCTTTGCGTACTTCAGCCGCATTAGGGAACGCGCTGCCAATCATCGCCGCAAATTCAGCCCTTGTCACAGGGGAGCCTGGTTTAAAACTACCATCAGGATAGCCGCTAATAATCTTTTTTTGGGCTAGCTGTTCGATACACCCTTGTGCCCAATGCCCTTGCACATCAGACAATTTGCCCTGCGCTGAAGTGGGAAACGTTATGAACGTAACGCTAAAGCTAAGGGCAATTAGAAAAGCAAACCAAGCTTGACGCCCTCTAGCGCGGCTAAATGAGACTAGCCCATCTGCACAGGTCGTAAAAAAATTGTGTACAAATTGCTTCATAAGACTGGATATAGCTATGACACACTTAACGCAAGTATCTTATAGCCATCAGCAATGACTTGGATATAGTAGGCACAATTTGCTTCAAGGTTTGTCAAGCCGCCTATGTGGCTGCGATCTCATCTTCCCATCATGCTGCAAGACCCCTACTCATAAATCGAGACATTCGCCAGTCTCGCGGGCGCTTAAGAAACTTTTAACATCCAACCTGGGAACGCATCCCTTTGGTTATTCGTCAGTTCTTTTAATTTTTTCACAATCAGCGCTTTTTTGCGGAAAAGACAAACGCGAGATTGTAGTCACTATTTACTTAGCGAGGCTGCATTGCCAGGAACTTAGCTAACTGACAAGCTTAACAGGCATCTAAATGATGGGGATCGCACTTTACATTACTTTTCATCAGCCTAAAAACAGATATTTTATCTTTTCTTATACTTTCACATCATCAAAAGTGCCCAAATAAATATATCAATATTAGGAAGTAAGCACAAACACACTTTTGTAAGAATGCTTATACAACGCCAAGTAGTACACACCATGACTGAATCATCTAGCTTAGAACAAATTGCTGCTTCCAATAAGCGATCGCTTAGAAGGCTCACAAGGGCTATTACGCTTTCTGAGGGGCAATTTGCGCTGATATTGGTTTCTTGCAATCGCACCGACTTGCGCGAACAAGTAATTAAAC
This region of Microcoleus sp. FACHB-831 genomic DNA includes:
- a CDS encoding family 10 glycosylhydrolase; translation: MKQFVHNFFTTCADGLVSFSRARGRQAWFAFLIALSFSVTFITFPTSAQGKLSDVQGHWAQGCIEQLAQKKIISGYPDGSFKPGSPVTRAEFAAMIGSAFPNAAEVRKGISFADVPAKYWAKDAIAQAYKTGFLSGYPASAFQPNQKIPRVQALVSLASGLKYSPAKSVADTLNAGFADATTIPSYAREAIAGATEKGLVVNYPNARSLNPNQLATRADVAAFLCQAGVVDKSAIASLQQYVAGGTTTPPPTAELRGVWLTNIDSNVLFEKTRLSNAIQRLKELNFNTLYPTVWNWGYTLYPSDVAKNVIGRSLDPEPGLKGRDILKEIVDQGHQKGMAVIPWFEFGFMAPADSDLAKRHPDWLLAKSDRSKIWMEGPHQRVWLNPFRPDVQQFIEDLVVEIVSKYDVDGIQFDDHFGFPFEFGYDDFTVQLYKQENQGKAPPKDPKDPAWTRWRADKVTAVMKRMFAAVKARKQNVLVAVSPNPQEFSYTHSLADWQSWERQGLIEELIVQVYRDDLNRFTEELNRPEVKAAKAHIPVAVGILSGVKPHPVGIAQLQDQVQAARKQGLAGMSFFFYESLWNMAPDAPAKRQSALKSLFSNVVARPNVLNGWKPLS